One window of Eulemur rufifrons isolate Redbay chromosome 25, OSU_ERuf_1, whole genome shotgun sequence genomic DNA carries:
- the LOC138375329 gene encoding lysozyme-like protein 1 produces the protein MKAAGILALIGCLVTSTESKIYTRCKLAKIFARAGLDNYGGFSLGNWICMAYYESGYNTTAQRALDDGSVDYGIFQINSFTWCRYETLQEKNHCHVACSALITDDLTDSIICAKKIVKETQGMNYWQGWKKHCEGKDLSEWKRGCEVS, from the exons ATGAAGGCCGCGGGCATTCTGGCCCTGATTGGCTGCCTGGTCACAAGCACCGAGTCCAAGATCTACACGCGCTGCAAActggcaaaaatatttgcaagggcCGGCCTGGACAATTACGGGGGCTTTAGCCTTGGAAACT GGATCTGCATGGCGTACTACGAGAGCGGCTACAACACCACGGCGCAGAGGGCCCTGGACGACGGCAGCGTCGACTACGGCATTTTCCAGATAAACAGTTTCACGTGGTGCAGATACGAAACGCTGCAGGAGAAGAACCACTGTCACGTCGCCTGCTCAG CCTTGATCACTGACGACCTCACAGACTCGATTATTTGTGCCAAGAAAATTGTTAAAGAGACGCAAGGGATGAACTATTG GCAAGGCTGGAAGAAACACTGTGAGGGCAAAGATCTGTCCGAGTGGAAGAGAGGATGTGAGGTCTCATGA